In one Winogradskyella sp. MH6 genomic region, the following are encoded:
- a CDS encoding DUF4136 domain-containing protein: MKKLLKFTPILVLAILLSSCSSVRVAADYDREANFDQYKTFAFFKPGIDKAEISDIDKRRILRAIEAELMAKGMTKSENPDMLVSIFTKSNQRVDVYNNAWGYGAWGWGGYNRWGWGWNPGWGRSNVSTSTEGMLFIDFIDANKKELIWQGSGTGYLVTNNVDKKEARIKEFVAKTLEQFPPSK; encoded by the coding sequence ATGAAGAAACTACTCAAATTTACTCCGATTTTAGTTTTAGCCATTCTTCTATCGTCTTGTAGCTCTGTAAGAGTTGCAGCCGACTATGACAGAGAGGCTAATTTTGACCAATACAAAACCTTTGCGTTTTTTAAACCAGGTATTGATAAAGCAGAAATAAGTGATATCGACAAAAGAAGAATCCTAAGAGCTATTGAAGCCGAATTGATGGCGAAAGGTATGACTAAATCTGAAAATCCAGATATGCTAGTAAGTATCTTTACCAAATCCAATCAACGTGTTGATGTTTACAACAACGCTTGGGGCTATGGAGCTTGGGGCTGGGGAGGCTACAATCGTTGGGGTTGGGGCTGGAATCCTGGCTGGGGAAGAAGTAACGTTTCTACGTCTACTGAAGGCATGCTTTTCATAGATTTTATTGATGCCAATAAAAAGGAATTAATCTGGCAAGGTTCTGGAACTGGATATCTGGTAACTAATAATGTTGACAAGAAAGAAGCCAGAATCAAAGAATTTGTTGCTAAAACTTTAGAACAATTTCCACCTTCTAAATAA
- a CDS encoding urocanate hydratase, protein MQVTKLSFKDQIMEGIPNTLPQPKPYDPNINHAPKRKAILSPEEEKLALRNALRYFDEKHHSTLLPEFKEELDKYGRIYMYRLRPDYKMYARPIDEYPAKSKQAAAIMLMIQNNLDYAVAQHPHELITYGGNGAVFSNWAQYRLTMKYLAEMNNEQTLVMYSGHPMGLFPSHKEAPRVVVTNGMMIPNYSKPDDWEKFNALGVTQYGQMTAGSYMYIGPQGIVHGTTITVLNGFRKINKSPKGHIFVTSGLGGMSGAQPKAGNIAGCITICAEVNPKITQIRLDQGWIDEKISDLDELVTRVKNAQANKETISIAYLGNVVEVWEKFDEASIHIDLGSDQTSLHNPWAGGYYPVGQSFEDSNEMMANNPELFKSKVQESLRRHAKAINKHTEKGTYFFDYGNAFLLEASRAGADVMAENPTIGREFKYPSYVQDIMGPMCFDYGFGPFRWVCASGKPEDLAKTDEIACEVLEEIMKNSPKEIQQQMADNIQWIKGAQENKLVVGSQARILYADAEGRMKIAQAFNDAIAKGDIGYVVLGRDHHDVSGTDSPYRETSNIYDGSRFTSDMAIHNVIGDSFRGATWVSIHNGGGVGWGEVINGGFGMVLDGTNEASTRLKQMLFWDVNNGISRRSWARNEGAIFAIKRAMETEPNLKVTLPNTVDDDLLENI, encoded by the coding sequence ATGCAAGTAACAAAATTATCATTTAAGGATCAGATTATGGAAGGTATCCCTAACACTTTACCTCAACCAAAACCATACGATCCAAATATAAATCATGCGCCTAAACGAAAAGCAATTTTATCTCCCGAAGAAGAAAAGTTAGCACTTAGAAATGCATTGCGTTATTTTGATGAGAAACACCACAGTACGTTATTACCAGAGTTTAAGGAAGAATTAGACAAATACGGCCGTATCTATATGTACCGCTTGCGTCCTGATTACAAAATGTACGCAAGACCAATTGACGAGTATCCTGCAAAATCAAAGCAAGCTGCAGCTATTATGCTGATGATTCAGAACAACCTAGATTATGCTGTGGCGCAACATCCACATGAATTAATTACTTACGGTGGAAATGGTGCTGTATTTTCAAACTGGGCACAGTACAGACTTACAATGAAATACTTGGCCGAAATGAACAACGAACAAACGCTTGTGATGTATTCTGGCCATCCTATGGGTTTATTTCCTTCGCACAAAGAAGCTCCGAGAGTTGTTGTTACCAACGGTATGATGATTCCTAATTATTCTAAACCAGACGATTGGGAAAAATTCAATGCCTTAGGCGTTACCCAATACGGACAAATGACAGCCGGAAGCTACATGTATATTGGGCCTCAAGGTATTGTTCACGGCACAACGATTACCGTTTTAAACGGCTTTAGAAAAATAAACAAATCACCTAAAGGACACATTTTTGTTACCTCTGGTTTGGGAGGCATGTCTGGTGCACAACCAAAAGCAGGAAACATTGCTGGTTGTATAACCATCTGCGCTGAAGTAAATCCTAAAATCACTCAAATACGATTAGACCAAGGTTGGATTGATGAAAAAATTTCTGATTTAGACGAATTGGTTACAAGAGTTAAAAATGCTCAAGCTAACAAAGAAACTATTTCTATTGCTTACCTAGGAAATGTTGTTGAAGTCTGGGAAAAATTTGATGAAGCCAGCATTCATATCGATCTAGGAAGCGACCAAACCTCACTACATAATCCTTGGGCTGGAGGTTATTACCCAGTTGGACAATCTTTTGAAGATTCTAACGAAATGATGGCAAACAATCCTGAACTCTTTAAATCCAAAGTACAAGAAAGTTTACGTCGTCATGCAAAAGCAATAAATAAACATACAGAGAAAGGCACCTATTTCTTTGATTACGGAAACGCCTTCTTACTTGAAGCTTCTCGTGCTGGCGCAGATGTCATGGCAGAAAATCCAACTATTGGTCGCGAATTTAAGTATCCTAGCTATGTACAAGATATTATGGGACCAATGTGTTTTGATTATGGTTTTGGACCATTCCGTTGGGTTTGTGCTTCGGGCAAACCAGAAGATTTAGCAAAAACCGATGAGATTGCATGTGAAGTTTTAGAAGAGATTATGAAAAACTCACCTAAAGAAATTCAGCAGCAAATGGCTGATAATATTCAGTGGATTAAAGGTGCTCAGGAAAACAAATTAGTCGTTGGCTCACAAGCCAGAATATTATATGCAGATGCAGAAGGTCGTATGAAAATTGCTCAAGCTTTTAACGACGCTATCGCTAAAGGCGATATTGGTTATGTTGTTTTAGGTCGTGATCATCATGATGTTTCTGGCACGGATTCACCTTATCGTGAAACTAGTAATATTTATGATGGTTCACGTTTCACATCAGATATGGCAATTCACAATGTAATTGGAGACAGTTTTAGAGGAGCGACTTGGGTAAGCATCCACAATGGTGGTGGCGTTGGCTGGGGCGAAGTAATTAACGGTGGATTCGGCATGGTTCTTGATGGTACTAATGAAGCATCAACACGTCTCAAACAAATGTTGTTTTGGGATGTTAATAATGGAATCTCAAGAAGAAGTTGGGCAAGGAATGAAGGGGCTATTTTCGCCATAAAACGCGCTATGGAAACTGAACCAAATTTAAAAGTAACATTACCAAACACTGTTGATGATGATCTTTTAGAAAACATTTAA